A portion of the Sabethes cyaneus chromosome 3, idSabCyanKW18_F2, whole genome shotgun sequence genome contains these proteins:
- the LOC128742100 gene encoding asparagine--tRNA ligase, cytoplasmic, with the protein MENLTIQELYTSEKRGDDEAGDGTAEKPFKTILRAMKHAGKEPFPTIYVDSKNDKTESLYDVAAKSQLKKIQKLWVRDGFKSADKEKREEEDAKKRESNLEEAKKVIIQEDPAWPAAKAIKINQGQDNRGSRVKIYGWVHRLRRQGKGLMFITLRDGTGFLQTVLSNVLCQTYNALVLSTESSVRLFGVLKEVPEGKTAPGGHELHVDYWELIGLAPAGGADSILNEEAHPDVQLDNRHIMIRGENTSKILKMRDVIMMAFRDHYHDRGYTEVTPPTLVQTQVEGGATLFKLDYFGEEAFLTQSSQLYLETCLPSLGDVYCVAQSYRAEQSRTRRHLAEYSHVEAECPFITFDDLLDRLEDLVVDVVDRVLKSPWGYLVKELNPDFVPPKRPFRRMNYADAIVWLKENNVTKDDGTFYEFGEDIPEAPERKMTDTINEPIMLCRFPTEIKSFYMARCPEDRRLTESVDVLLPNVGEIVGGSMRSWDHEELMEGYKREGIDPKPYYWYIDQRVYGTQPHGGYGLGLERFMCWLLNRYHIREVCLYPRFLERCTP; encoded by the exons ATGGAAAACCTAACCATTC AGGAACTCTATACGTCGGAGAAACGCGGTGACGACGAAGCCGGCGATGGAACCGCAGAGAAACCTTTCAAAACGATTCTGCGTGCGATGAAACACGCTGGCAAGGAACCCTTTCCGACGATCTACGTTGATTCGAAGAACGACAAGACGGAATCTTTGTACGATGTGGCTGCAAAGTCACAgctgaaaaaaatccaaaaactgTGGGTTCGTGATGGATTCAAGAGTGCGGACAAGGAAAAACGCGAGGAAGAAGATGCGAAAAAGCGCGAATCCAATTTGGAAGAGGCCAAGAAGGTTATCATCCAGGAAGACCCAGCGTGGCCGGCTGCTAAGGCCATCAAAATCAACCAAGGGCAGGATAACCGTGGATCTCGCGTTAAAATCTACGGTTGGGTACATCGTTTGCGTCGCCAGGGCAAAGGTTTAATGTTTATCACGCTACGTGATGGAACTGGCTTCCTGCAGACCGTTTTGAGTAACGTTTTGTGTCAAACGTACAACGCGTTGGTTCTTTCGACCGAATCATCTGTTAGACTTTTCGGCGTGCTGAAGGAAGTTCCGGAAGGTAAAACGGCACCGGGCGGTCATGAGCTGCACGTTGACTATTGGGAATTGATTGGACTAGCTCCGGCCGGTGGTGCGGATTCGATCTTGAACGAGGAGGCTCATCCGGATGTTCAGCTAGATAACCGGCACATCATGATTAGAGGTGAAAATACTTCCAAGATTCTAAAGATGAGGGATGTCATCATGATGGCATTCCGTGATCACTATCATGATAGAGGATACACTGAGGTAACTCCGCCTACGTTAGTGCAAACGCAAGTTGAGGGAGGAGCAACTCTCTTCAAACTGGATTACTTTGG AGAGGAAGCGTTTTTGACACAAAGCTCTCAACTTTACTTGGAAACTTGTCTACCATCGCTGGGCGATGTTTATTGCGTTGCGCAAAGCTACCGAGCTGAGCAGAGCCGAACTCGTCGTCATCTGGCTGAGTATAGCCACGTGGAAGCCGAATGTCCGTTCATTACGTTCGATGATTTGCTTGACCGTTTGGAAGATCTGGTAGTGGATGTCGTTGATCGGGTTCTGAAATCACCGTGGGGTTATCTGGTCAAGGAGCTCAACCCGGACTTCGTTCCTCCCAAGAGACCGTTCCGTCGTATGAACTATGCTGATGCAATCGTTTGGCTGAAGGAAAACAACGTCACGAAGGACGATGGAACATTCTACGAGTTTGGGGAAGATATTCCCGAGGCCCCGGAGCGAAAGATGACCGATACTATTAATGAGCCGATTATGCTGTGTCGGTTTCCAACGGAAATCAAATCATTCTATATGGCTAGATGCCCGGAGGACCGTCGGTTAACCGAAAGTGTTGACGTTCTGTTACCTAACGTGGGCGAGATCGTCGGAGGATCGATGAGGTCCTGGGATCATGAAGAGCTAATGGAAGGCTATAAACGCGAGGGAATTGATCCCAAGCCGTACTACTGGTACATCGATCAGCGAGTGTACGGAACGCAACCGCACGGTGGGTACGGGTTGGGATTGGAACGATTCATGTGCTGGCTGCTCAACCGGTATCACATTCGCGAAGTTTGCCTCTATCCAAGGTTTTTGGAAAGATGCACTCCTTAA